In Asterias rubens chromosome 17, eAstRub1.3, whole genome shotgun sequence, the genomic window CTTCCTTTTCAATGACAGCATATCGTTTTTCCGTGTCACTCAGAGAACGCGATGCGTAGCAAATAGGGCGGCGATTGCCATCATCCTGTATTTGTAGCAGAACTGCACCGATACCTGCTTGAGATGCATCGGCTGCGATGATCGTTGGGCGGTTTGGGTCATAGTGAGCGAGTATTTCAGACGAAACTAGCATGTCTTTGATTCGCTGGAACGACTTCTGTTGCATATCGCCCCAATACCAGCAATTGTCTTTCCGTAGTAGTTGTCTCAGTGGTTCGTTGAACTCAGCTAGGGATGGAATGAATTTACCCAACTGGTTTACCATACCCATAAAGCGTTGTAGCTCTGTAATGTTAGTGGGTACCGGGAACTGAGCGATTGCTGTTGTCTTGCGTGTGTCCACACTAAGTCCAGATGCATTGACAATGTGGCCAAGGAACTTGATTGTTCCTTTTGAAAACTCGCATTTGTCATTAAGTGTCAGTCCGGCGTCCTGTAGACGTTGTAGGGTTGCTCTCACCCGACTATCGTGTTCTGTCTGATTGGTACTGTGGATGAGGACATCATCCATATGACAGATGACTCCATCAAGTCCCTCGAGGATTAATGACATTGTGCGTTGAAAAATTTCTGGCGCTGAGCTTATACCGAATGGCAGTCTGTTGAAACAGTATCGACCGAATGGTGTAATGAATGTCGTCAACAGTTTTGAGTCGTCATCCAGTGGAAGTTGCCAGAAACCGCTATTAGCGTCGAGCTTGGTGAAAATCTTGCTTTTGCCGAGTTTAGCAAGACTTTCGTCGACCGAAGACATAGGATGTAGTTCGCGTTCCACTCCTTTGTTCAGCTGTGTGAGGTCAACGCATATCCGTATGTTACCGTTAGACTTGGGTACAGGGACGATTCCAGAGCACCACGCAGTGGGCACTGTCACTGGAGAAATTACTCCCTGCGTGATCATTTTGTCAATTTCGGATTTCACCTTTGGAAGTAGTGGATGTGGAATTTTCCGTGGTGAGCACAGTCGAACAGGCTTTGCATCTTGGCGTAGCGTTATATGGTACTCATTCATTAATCTtcccaaacctgtgaaaagctTTGGAAATTCTGCACGGAAATCGGCTGATGTAGACCCGGTTTGTACCTCATTGATTCGTTGTATGAGGCCAAGTTCAACGCATGCTGTTTTACTTAGCAATGAGCATTTCTGGTCCTTGATGATGAATACGCGTTCTCTGATTTGTTTGTGACGATACTGAAGTGTGGCGTTGAGCATGCCTAGCACTGGAAGCGGAGTGTTACCTGGCCCGCGAAGGGATTGGCTTGTCGAGATAAGTGTTAGTCCAGATAACCATGGCTCATTGTCGCTAACAACGGAAACTGTCGCTCCTGTGTCCAACTTGAAGCGTGTGTTGTGTCCATTGACAGATATGTCGGCATTCCAGTAATCCTTATTACTGGAGATTTCACCAAGAAATGGCAAGTCATTATCATATTCGTGATCCTGCACTTCATGGTCATATTCGTGATCCTGCACTTCATGTACTCTTGTCGATGTGTACATTGGACTGCGGCAAACAGCCTTGTAATGTCCCTGTTTTTTACAATTAGCACAAATTGTATCTTTGGCTGGGCAATTTGAGCGCTTGTGTCGTTCTTTCCCACACCATTGACATGCAGTGTCCTGGCTGGGATGTGGATTAGACTGTGCACTTTTTGATTTTCCAGTTGTACTCGTTCCCTTTTTCTCGCGATAGGATGCAGTGGACCGGAGGTGATCAACTTGTGTCCGTTGTGTTTCGCCTCTCACAATATCTCGGTTCTGTTTACGAGACTCAGCTTGCCGGCAAAGCTGTACAGCTCTGTCAAGAGTGAGGTCAGATTTGGATTGGAGATTATCAGAAAGTTTATCATCGGTGACACCAACGACAATCCTGTCTCTGATTAAGCTATCTTTGAGTTCAGCATACTCACAGTGGTCTGCTAGCCTGTATAGGTCTTGAATAAATACATCCATCGGTTCCCCTGGCTGTTGCTTGCGTTTATTGAAGCGAGCCCTCTCCACAATAATGTTTCGGCGACCTTCATAGTGTTTGTTCAATGCTTGTACCACTTCATCATAATCTGCGGTGTCTTCCGAGATCCTTAAAGTTATTAATATATCATCGGCACAATCTCCCATAGCATACAAAAGAGTGCTAACCTGTTCGTGGTCCGGTTTCTTTGTAAGACCCGAAGCAACACGATACCGCTCGAAACGTCTGATCCATTTTGGCCACAGTTCGCTTTGTTGAGGTCCGTTTCCGCCGTCGAATTCAGTCGGAAGTGGGAGTTGAGTTGTGACCTGTGGCTGGCCAGCTTGTTGTGGAGTTGTTGACATGTTTTAGGTTGAGATCACCGCTgccaccatgtaataataggcaagAGACTCTGACTGAGAGTACGAGTACGATGTTTATTGTATCAAgactaaatccaagatggccacTTACACCAAGTGTTTACATGTGACACCTAACCAATACTAGTCACGAGAGGGCGGTATGACAATATACAATTAGATGTGTATATGCTCATTCTacatgtgtggagggtaacatacagcacacaatggaaccggagtttaacaatgacaataccaaaagtgcaatcgtcagtcgttgaagtttattatacatggggctgatggtgattaaaaggataaaagtttgttatcgccacattattcagcgaaccatgaatcatacacagctactattcacaagaaaatctatgtatggagggtaacagacagcacacaatggaaccggagtttaacaatgacaataccaaaagtgcaatcgtcagcccttgaagtttattatacatggggctgatggtgatcaaaaggataaaagtctgttgtcgataCAACAGCCCACTTACCGGTAAATTCAACGGACCATGAATCACggaccatatgcacaaaatatatattcaaaagtttgaaaaaaactgtacggtgccacttcatggggtcacggttaacctaaggctaatctctaacgcccaaggagtctgtaactgaacaaagtttgaaaatcggttgtgtagttcttgagatatggtcccacttctggttgaaccggaagtagaggtcaacttcgGGTCacggattttcaaagtttatttgtaATACCTTAGGAgtataaaactgaaaaaagactgaaaatcggttgtatagtacttgaggtgaagtagaggccaacatggggtcacgggttttcacagtcaatattaatgtctaAAGGAGTCTgaaactgaacaaaaaaaaactgaaaatcggttgagtagttcttgagatggtcccacttccggttgacccggaagtagaggtcaaattgaggtcacggttt contains:
- the LOC117301680 gene encoding uncharacterized protein K02A2.6-like is translated as MSTTPQQAGQPQVTTQLPLPTEFDGGNGPQQSELWPKWIRRFERYRVASGLTKKPDHEQVSTLLYAMGDCADDILITLRISEDTADYDEVVQALNKHYEGRRNIIVERARFNKRKQQPGEPMDVFIQDLYRLADHCEYAELKDSLIRDRIVVGVTDDKLSDNLQSKSDLTLDRAVQLCRQAESRKQNRDIVRGETQRTQVDHLRSTASYREKKGTSTTGKSKSAQSNPHPSQDTACQWCGKERHKRSNCPAKDTICANCKKQGHYKAVCRSPMYTSTRVHEVQDHEYDHEVQDHEYDNDLPFLGEISSNKDYWNADISVNGHNTRFKLDTGATVSVVSDNEPWLSGLTLISTSQSLRGPGNTPLPVLGMLNATLQYRHKQIRERVFIIKDQKCSLLSKTACVELGLIQRINEVQTGSTSADFRAEFPKLFTGLGRLMNEYHITLRQDAKPVRLCSPRKIPHPLLPKVKSEIDKMITQGVISPVTVPTAWCSGIVPVPKSNGNIRICVDLTQLNKGVERELHPMSSVDESLAKLGKSKIFTKLDANSGFWQLPLDDDSKLLTTFITPFGRYCFNRLPFGISSAPEIFQRTMSLILEGLDGVICHMDDVLIHSTNQTEHDSRVRATLQRLQDAGLTLNDKCEFSKGTIKFLGHIVNASGLSVDTRKTTAIAQFPVPTNITELQRFMGMVNQLGKFIPSLAEFNEPLRQLLRKDNCWYWGDMQQKSFQRIKDMLVSSEILAHYDPNRPTIIAADASQAGIGAVLLQIQDDGNRRPICYASRSLSDTEKRYAVIEKEALATTWACEKFNEYVLGLHFTVETDHKPLVPLLSTTELSKMPPRILRFRLRLMRFNPIVMYVPGKHQLTADALSRAPVGMPGNSDIELIAEIDNFASSVLHALPATSQRLRDIGQAQRADEECSQIRQYCSQGWPTYMPHLPLLRQYWQSRNHLAIVDDLLLYDQRIVIPRRMRLEILDCIHQGHLGITKCRARSQTSVWWPGLSKSIEQLVTNCTTCAKERPEIKEPLMSASFPSRPWERLGTDLFQHQGKVYLIVIDYYSRWMEIKQLNKQKSQSVINVLKQIFAVHGIPDVVMSDNGPQFSAETFQQFAATYGFTQVTSSPRYPQANGEAERAVRTAKALLKKNSDPYLALLTYRSTPLQNGLSPSELLMGRRLRTQLPVLPMTLVPSVPNHSKVRGKEDAYRSAQENSFNRRHSARELPTLRPGDPVWIRDQKRTGQIVEKTHSPRSYIVKSDQGTVRRNRGALVHTPSATPETTVPMEHHLETPNTPTITHDNTQTPATPDKTQTNSPVVETKTRSGRIVKPPVRLDL